A window of candidate division KSB1 bacterium contains these coding sequences:
- a CDS encoding polysaccharide deacetylase family protein: MRQLCTPLLLGLALNFNIQSAPAQNRPDSAHAQRREVESLPYAPPNLKIIAPPSLPPVPPEVVAHGDRGEKKIALTFDACSTRLPSHYDERVTQVLVDTKTPATIFLGGKWMEDEPEHTKYLASLPQFELGNHTFLHPHMPQVSEERMREELRWTQEVMYTLTGRQAKFFRPPYGEYNDRVVKIAAAMGLTTVEFDLASGDPDAHITKEKLIEYVTNSAKNGSIIVMHINQRGWHTAEALPEIIAKLRARGFKLVTVGELISAAHREERQY, from the coding sequence ATGAGACAACTTTGCACGCCACTTCTGCTTGGGCTGGCGCTGAATTTCAATATCCAATCTGCGCCCGCGCAGAATCGGCCGGACTCCGCACACGCGCAGCGTCGCGAGGTGGAGTCCTTGCCATACGCGCCGCCCAATCTGAAAATCATCGCGCCGCCGTCTTTGCCGCCTGTTCCGCCGGAGGTCGTGGCGCACGGTGACCGCGGAGAAAAGAAAATCGCGTTGACTTTCGACGCCTGCTCGACGCGTCTGCCGAGCCACTACGATGAGCGCGTCACGCAAGTGCTGGTCGATACCAAAACGCCGGCCACGATTTTTCTCGGCGGCAAGTGGATGGAAGACGAACCGGAACATACAAAGTATCTGGCGTCGCTGCCGCAATTCGAATTGGGCAATCACACTTTTTTGCATCCGCACATGCCGCAGGTTTCGGAGGAGCGCATGCGCGAAGAGCTGCGGTGGACGCAGGAAGTGATGTACACGCTAACCGGGCGGCAGGCAAAATTTTTTCGCCCGCCTTATGGCGAGTACAACGACCGCGTCGTCAAAATCGCCGCGGCAATGGGCTTGACGACGGTTGAGTTTGATTTGGCCTCCGGCGATCCCGACGCGCACATCACCAAAGAAAAGCTGATTGAATATGTGACGAACAGCGCGAAAAACGGCTCGATCATCGTCATGCACATCAATCAGCGCGGCTGGCATACAGCGGAAGCGCTGCCGGAAATTATCGCCAAACTGCGGGCGCGAGGGTTCAAGCTGGTGACGGTGGGGGAATTGATCAGCGCAGCACACCGAGAAGAGCGCCAATATTAA
- a CDS encoding alpha/beta hydrolase: protein MRRYYFSILLTFLLPLALFGQTPMAGKNTISLRGKQVDIYFYPAAKDSGGPVKQKILYTPGNAGMKRMAVDMAQMMASWGYDVYGLDVKNYLENFTTDAFKLKDADVMTDYREIARWITKGKTEPVLLVGWSQGAGMNLLAGIPAENKKVFSGMICIGLGPENVLGWKLADNLADAFKKMPDEPKFRSADYLPKITVLPFYMIQSSKDEWTTLEQAKNMFALAPEPKKFILIEAADHHFKNNVEAFYQALRQGLQWINQPSN, encoded by the coding sequence GTGCGTCGATATTACTTTAGTATTTTGCTAACTTTTCTTCTTCCGCTTGCCCTGTTCGGCCAAACGCCAATGGCGGGCAAAAACACCATCTCCCTGCGCGGCAAACAGGTGGACATCTATTTCTACCCGGCGGCGAAAGATTCCGGTGGGCCGGTGAAGCAAAAAATTCTCTACACCCCCGGCAACGCCGGGATGAAGCGCATGGCGGTCGATATGGCGCAAATGATGGCGTCGTGGGGATACGACGTTTACGGTTTGGACGTCAAAAATTATCTTGAAAACTTTACCACCGACGCCTTCAAATTGAAGGACGCCGATGTCATGACCGACTACCGCGAAATCGCCCGCTGGATCACGAAGGGCAAAACCGAACCCGTGCTGCTCGTGGGTTGGTCGCAAGGCGCGGGAATGAATTTGTTGGCCGGAATACCAGCAGAGAACAAGAAAGTTTTTTCGGGTATGATCTGCATCGGGTTGGGTCCGGAAAATGTGCTCGGCTGGAAACTTGCCGACAATCTTGCGGACGCGTTCAAGAAAATGCCGGATGAGCCGAAGTTTCGCTCTGCCGACTATTTGCCGAAAATCACCGTCCTGCCGTTTTATATGATTCAATCCAGCAAGGACGAGTGGACGACACTCGAACAGGCGAAAAACATGTTCGCGCTGGCGCCGGAGCCCAAAAAGTTTATCTTGATCGAAGCGGCAGACCATCATTTCAAAAATAATGTTGAGGCTTTTTACCAGGCGTTACGCCAGGGATTGCAATGGATCAATCAGCCGTCGAATTGA
- the mgtA gene encoding magnesium-translocating P-type ATPase, whose product MNPDRTDFWSLSPGALLQRLETSPQGLSSDEARRRLASYGTNLLKPKPRTAAFLLFLAQFKSPITLLLVFAAVLSFFLHDPADAVIVLLIVLVSGVLGFWQEHGAANAVAKLLAMVQIKARVCRDGSDCEIPLEEVVPGDVVVLAAGDVIPGDSVLLESKDLFIDEAALTGETYPVEKSVGILSNETPLAQRTNMLFMGTHVVSGAARAVVSSTGAQTEFGKISERLKLRPDETEFERGIRRFGYFLMEVTLLFLIVVFAINVHFARPAIESFMFALALAVGLTPQLLPAIISVNLSHGAKRMAQQQVIVRRLAAIENFGSMNVLCSDKTGTLTEGKVRLHAALDVQGNPSDKVLLYAYLNASYQSGFANPIDAAIRSHRPFDISAYRKVDEVPYDFIRKRLSLLVAKETQHQIITKGALQNVLAVCSSAERADGAIVDLAGVREQIETQYAELSGNGFRTLGVAYKQTGMSAALAKEDESGMTFLGLLALFDPPKAGIVATLQALQSLGVALKIITGDNQLVAKNLGQQVGVENPEILSGVDLRHTSDEALRVIAPDVDIFAEVEPNQKERIILALRKAGNVVGYIGDGINDASALHAADVGISVDSAVDVAKEAADIVLLKHDLGVLVQGVREGRVTFANTLKYVFMATSANFGNMFSMAGASLFLPFLPLLPKQILLGNLMADFPQMAIANDRVDSDMVEQPRRWNLRFIRKFMLTFGPLSSVFDFLTFGVLMLILHATPEQFRTGWFVESLVSAPLIVLVIRTRRPFFQSQPARSLLLATLVIVAVALALPFLPLGRLFGFTAVPLVFWLWLAAIVAAYLIAAEIAKKNFYAS is encoded by the coding sequence ATGAATCCCGATCGCACGGACTTTTGGAGTCTTTCGCCGGGCGCGCTGTTGCAACGGCTTGAAACTTCTCCGCAGGGCTTGAGCAGCGACGAAGCGCGGCGGCGCCTGGCGAGTTACGGCACCAATTTGCTGAAGCCGAAACCGCGCACCGCCGCGTTCCTGCTCTTTCTCGCGCAATTCAAAAGCCCCATTACCCTGCTCCTTGTCTTCGCGGCGGTGTTGTCATTTTTCCTGCACGATCCGGCCGATGCGGTTATCGTTCTCCTCATCGTGCTGGTAAGCGGTGTGCTCGGCTTTTGGCAGGAGCACGGCGCGGCAAATGCCGTGGCAAAATTGCTGGCGATGGTGCAAATCAAAGCGCGGGTTTGCCGCGACGGCAGCGACTGTGAGATTCCGCTCGAAGAAGTCGTTCCCGGCGACGTCGTCGTGCTGGCGGCCGGCGACGTCATTCCCGGCGACAGCGTGCTGCTCGAATCCAAAGACTTGTTCATCGACGAAGCGGCGTTGACCGGCGAAACGTATCCGGTGGAAAAAAGCGTTGGAATTTTGTCGAACGAGACGCCGCTGGCGCAACGCACCAACATGTTGTTCATGGGCACGCACGTGGTGAGCGGCGCGGCAAGGGCCGTGGTCAGCAGCACCGGTGCGCAAACCGAATTTGGCAAAATCTCCGAGCGCTTGAAGCTCAGGCCGGACGAAACGGAGTTCGAGCGCGGCATTCGCCGCTTCGGATATTTTCTCATGGAAGTGACGCTGCTTTTTTTGATCGTGGTGTTTGCGATCAACGTGCATTTTGCGCGGCCGGCCATCGAATCGTTCATGTTTGCGCTGGCGCTGGCCGTCGGGTTGACGCCGCAATTGCTGCCGGCGATCATCAGCGTCAATCTCAGCCACGGCGCCAAACGCATGGCCCAGCAGCAAGTGATCGTTCGCCGCCTTGCGGCCATTGAAAATTTCGGCAGCATGAACGTGCTCTGCTCCGACAAAACCGGCACGCTCACCGAGGGCAAGGTGCGCCTGCATGCAGCACTCGACGTGCAAGGCAACCCGAGCGACAAAGTTTTGTTGTATGCGTATCTCAACGCCTCCTATCAAAGCGGCTTTGCCAATCCCATCGACGCCGCGATTCGCAGCCACCGCCCATTCGACATTTCCGCCTATCGCAAAGTCGATGAGGTGCCGTATGATTTCATTCGCAAGCGGTTGAGCCTGCTCGTGGCGAAAGAAACGCAGCATCAAATCATCACGAAAGGTGCGCTGCAAAATGTTCTCGCAGTGTGCTCTTCCGCCGAACGCGCTGATGGCGCCATCGTCGATCTCGCCGGTGTGCGCGAGCAAATCGAAACCCAGTACGCCGAGCTGAGCGGCAACGGCTTTCGAACGTTGGGCGTGGCGTACAAGCAAACCGGTATGTCCGCGGCCCTCGCCAAAGAAGATGAGAGCGGCATGACGTTTCTCGGCCTGCTCGCGCTCTTCGATCCGCCCAAAGCCGGAATCGTTGCCACGCTGCAAGCGCTGCAAAGTCTCGGCGTGGCGCTGAAAATCATTACCGGTGACAATCAGCTCGTCGCGAAAAACCTCGGCCAACAGGTGGGCGTTGAAAATCCGGAGATTCTTTCCGGCGTGGATTTGCGGCATACGAGCGATGAAGCGCTGCGCGTGATTGCGCCTGACGTCGACATCTTCGCGGAAGTCGAGCCGAATCAGAAAGAGCGCATCATTCTCGCGCTGCGCAAAGCCGGCAACGTCGTGGGGTATATCGGCGATGGCATCAATGACGCTTCCGCGTTGCATGCCGCCGACGTGGGCATCTCCGTGGACAGCGCCGTCGATGTGGCCAAAGAAGCGGCGGATATCGTGCTGCTCAAGCATGATCTCGGCGTGTTGGTGCAGGGCGTGCGCGAAGGCCGCGTCACGTTTGCCAACACGCTCAAATATGTTTTTATGGCCACCAGCGCGAATTTCGGCAACATGTTCAGCATGGCCGGCGCTTCGCTGTTTTTGCCCTTTCTGCCGCTGTTGCCCAAACAAATTTTGCTCGGCAACCTGATGGCGGATTTTCCGCAGATGGCCATTGCCAACGATCGCGTCGATAGCGACATGGTGGAACAGCCGCGGCGCTGGAATCTCCGGTTCATTCGCAAATTCATGCTGACGTTCGGCCCGCTCAGCTCGGTGTTCGATTTTCTCACCTTCGGCGTGCTGATGCTTATTCTGCATGCGACACCAGAGCAATTCCGCACCGGCTGGTTTGTGGAGTCGCTCGTTTCGGCGCCGCTCATCGTGCTGGTCATCCGCACGCGCCGGCCGTTTTTTCAAAGCCAGCCCGCAAGGTCGTTGTTGCTGGCGACGCTGGTGATCGTGGCCGTCGCGCTGGCGTTGCCGTTCCTGCCGTTGGGCCGGCTCTTTGGTTTTACGGCGGTGCCGCTCGTGTTTTGGTTGTGGCTGGCCGCCATTGTCGCGGCTTATCTGATCGCCGCGGAAATCGCCAAAAAAAATTTCTATGCTTCTTAA
- a CDS encoding phosphatidylglycerol lysyltransferase domain-containing protein, whose translation MNFKPRTILRWLVTLVTLGSGAINLYSVIGPNLPERQAILEGFFPLEFLHLSRFLTVLIGFALVISSINIYKRKTRAWWSAVLLASASIVFHFTKGLDYEEATLSLVLLVLLLFARKIFTVKSSIPDWRWGLLRFGVAVLAAFAYGVAGFWFLEPHEFGISFHWNDAIRRTFEFLSLQPDPQIVPQTHYARWFLDSLNLITVTTIGYSLFALFHPVIYRFRTTLQERNRAAEIVRQHGRSSLDYFKSWPDKSIFFAKSQNSFIAYRVGANFAVALGDPVGPEAETEQTLREFMEFCQQNDWGVAFHQTLPDFLELYQKCGLRKLKIGDDAIVDLTQFKLEGKVRKEFRHTVNKMEKSGIQTRLYEPPVPEEALKQLKEVSDEWLQIPGRRERRFTLGWFDPDYIRTTPVFVVADKDDRIFAFVNIIPSYTKGEATIDLMRRKTEAPHGIMDYLFVKLLLHLKERGYTRFNFGMAPMSGFQEKEEASPEEKAIHYFFQHLNFIFSYTGLRAYKAKFASFWEPRYDVLRSLLDLPRLGIALSKVAEMED comes from the coding sequence ATGAACTTCAAACCGCGCACAATTTTACGGTGGCTGGTGACGCTGGTCACGCTCGGCAGCGGCGCGATCAATTTATATTCCGTCATCGGCCCGAATTTGCCGGAGCGCCAGGCGATTTTGGAAGGTTTCTTTCCGCTGGAATTTTTGCATCTGTCGCGCTTCCTCACCGTGCTCATCGGCTTCGCGCTGGTGATCTCGTCAATCAACATTTACAAACGCAAAACCCGCGCGTGGTGGAGCGCGGTGCTGCTCGCGAGCGCATCAATTGTTTTCCATTTCACCAAAGGCCTCGATTACGAAGAAGCGACGTTGTCGCTGGTGTTGCTCGTGCTGCTGCTGTTTGCACGCAAAATTTTTACCGTGAAGAGCAGCATTCCCGATTGGCGCTGGGGTTTGCTGCGCTTCGGAGTCGCGGTGTTGGCCGCTTTTGCGTATGGCGTCGCCGGCTTTTGGTTTTTGGAGCCGCACGAGTTCGGCATCAGCTTTCATTGGAACGACGCCATTCGCCGCACCTTTGAATTTCTCAGCCTGCAACCCGACCCGCAAATCGTTCCGCAGACGCACTACGCCCGCTGGTTTCTCGATTCGTTGAATTTGATCACGGTCACGACCATCGGTTATTCGCTGTTTGCGCTATTCCACCCGGTGATTTATCGTTTTCGCACCACGCTGCAGGAACGCAATCGCGCCGCGGAAATTGTGCGCCAGCATGGGCGTTCCTCGCTCGACTATTTCAAGTCGTGGCCGGACAAATCCATCTTCTTTGCCAAATCGCAAAACAGTTTCATCGCCTATCGTGTCGGCGCGAATTTCGCCGTGGCGCTCGGCGATCCGGTCGGCCCGGAAGCGGAGACGGAGCAAACGCTTCGGGAGTTCATGGAATTTTGTCAACAAAACGATTGGGGCGTGGCGTTTCATCAAACCCTGCCGGATTTTCTTGAACTCTATCAAAAGTGCGGTTTGCGCAAATTGAAAATCGGCGACGACGCCATCGTCGATCTCACCCAATTTAAATTGGAAGGGAAAGTGCGCAAAGAATTTCGCCACACCGTCAACAAAATGGAAAAGTCCGGCATTCAAACGCGCCTGTACGAGCCGCCGGTTCCGGAAGAGGCGCTCAAACAATTGAAGGAAGTATCCGACGAATGGCTGCAAATCCCCGGTCGCCGCGAGCGCCGCTTCACCCTCGGCTGGTTTGACCCGGACTACATTCGCACCACGCCGGTGTTCGTCGTCGCCGACAAAGACGACAGGATTTTCGCGTTCGTCAATATTATTCCGTCTTACACCAAAGGGGAAGCGACCATCGACTTGATGCGCCGCAAAACCGAAGCGCCGCACGGCATCATGGATTATCTGTTCGTCAAACTGCTGTTGCATTTAAAAGAACGCGGCTACACGCGCTTCAACTTTGGCATGGCGCCAATGTCCGGCTTTCAGGAAAAAGAAGAAGCCTCGCCGGAAGAAAAAGCGATTCATTATTTCTTTCAGCATTTGAATTTCATATTCAGCTACACCGGCCTGCGGGCTTACAAAGCCAAGTTCGCCAGTTTCTGGGAGCCGCGCTACGACGTGTTGCGCAGCCTGCTCGACTTGCCGCGCCTGGGCATCGCGCTGAGCAAAGTGGCGGAGATGGAAGATTAA
- a CDS encoding flippase-like domain-containing protein: MDQSAVELNANAVVAAKPASPWLKQTLGYLIAAACLVWVFHDIHAGRLWHSITHINWWLIGVAVFFDILSYYCQGLRWELLLRPLGKISSLRTTQAIYAGLFTNEIVPLRVGELVRAYLVSRWLPAAFVSVIPSMAVERLFDGLWLALAIGIAAFFVPLPKNLLAAEEILGIIVLMAISLFIYLVFGKRRGRGKKKSSGGKPLRAITRFIEHLIAEVRNIGASRFSYVSMLVSVFILVFQIIAFWLVMRACGLQLSFWAGAVVLLIVHIGTAIPNAPSNVGTYQFFTVTGLQLFEVDKTLATGFSVVVFIVLTIPLWVLGLLAVSRTGMTLATIRGEISKIMSKTEKAAN, translated from the coding sequence ATGGATCAATCAGCCGTCGAATTGAACGCAAACGCCGTCGTCGCAGCGAAGCCCGCGTCACCGTGGCTCAAACAAACGCTGGGTTATTTGATCGCGGCGGCTTGTCTCGTCTGGGTTTTCCACGACATTCACGCCGGCCGGCTTTGGCACAGCATCACACACATCAACTGGTGGTTGATAGGCGTCGCGGTCTTTTTTGATATTTTGAGTTATTACTGTCAGGGCCTGCGCTGGGAGCTGTTGCTGCGTCCGCTCGGCAAGATTTCGTCTTTGCGAACGACGCAGGCGATTTACGCCGGCCTCTTCACCAACGAGATTGTGCCCCTGCGCGTCGGCGAGCTGGTCCGCGCCTATTTGGTTTCACGCTGGCTTCCCGCCGCGTTTGTATCCGTCATCCCCTCGATGGCCGTCGAGCGCTTGTTCGACGGCCTATGGTTGGCGCTGGCCATTGGCATCGCGGCCTTTTTCGTGCCACTGCCCAAAAATCTGCTCGCCGCCGAAGAAATTTTGGGCATCATCGTTTTGATGGCGATCAGTTTGTTCATCTATCTGGTTTTCGGCAAGCGCCGGGGGCGTGGCAAGAAAAAATCTTCCGGCGGGAAGCCACTGCGCGCCATAACAAGATTTATCGAACATCTAATTGCCGAGGTGAGAAATATTGGTGCTTCACGTTTTTCTTATGTCTCCATGCTGGTCTCGGTTTTTATTCTCGTTTTTCAAATCATCGCCTTCTGGTTGGTCATGCGCGCCTGCGGCTTGCAATTGTCGTTTTGGGCCGGCGCCGTGGTGTTGCTCATTGTTCACATCGGCACCGCCATTCCCAACGCGCCTTCCAACGTCGGCACATATCAGTTTTTCACCGTCACCGGCCTCCAGCTCTTTGAAGTTGACAAGACGCTGGCCACCGGTTTCTCGGTGGTGGTGTTCATCGTGTTGACGATCCCACTGTGGGTGCTCGGCTTGCTCGCAGTGAGTCGAACCGGAATGACTTTGGCGACCATTCGCGGGGAGATCAGCAAGATCATGAGCAAGACGGAAAAGGCCGCCAATTGA
- a CDS encoding Na/Pi symporter, translated as MIPNLLGGIGLFLLGMVLLTDGLKAVAGEALRRVLSRFVRGPFSALLSGATVTMLVQSSSATTLTTIGFVSAGLLTFPQAVGVMFGANLGTTSTGWIVAVLGLKISVGKLALPLIGVGALLRLLTRDRLAAGGLALAGFGLIFVGIDTLQAGMAHLAELFDPSQLPGETFSGRLLLVAMGIAMTVVMQSSSAAVATTLTALHSGAIDLTQAAALVVGQNVGTTVTAGLACIGAATAAKRTAIAHILFNLITGIVALAILPHFVRLADALAHGLEEQPGALSLAAFHTVFNVLGVLLLLPWTRGYARLIERFVPERGPALTRRLDATVATVAPVAIEATRLTLREIALVLSEYLQNMLRNKQGRPNTEALPAVSRALDETRKFIGRVRSDPETKGEHQRHIGTLHAMDHLERLLEASRETKPAPWLERDAALAAAAGRLSAGLAAIAPWLSGSETVAPVDHLATLSASLAETRKTHRLAILEETAAGRADAEDTLARLEALRWLDRLGYHTWRAVHHLADGNEDEPGVPKGMADAEPPA; from the coding sequence ATGATTCCAAATTTATTAGGCGGCATCGGGCTTTTTCTTTTAGGCATGGTTTTGCTCACCGACGGCCTCAAGGCCGTGGCCGGCGAGGCCTTGCGCCGCGTGCTCAGCCGCTTTGTGCGCGGCCCGTTTTCAGCGCTGTTGTCGGGCGCCACGGTCACCATGTTGGTGCAATCTTCGAGCGCCACCACGTTGACGACCATTGGATTCGTCAGCGCCGGACTACTGACGTTTCCACAAGCGGTGGGTGTCATGTTCGGCGCCAATCTCGGCACCACCAGCACGGGCTGGATCGTGGCGGTGCTGGGCCTCAAAATCAGTGTTGGAAAGCTTGCGCTGCCGCTCATCGGCGTTGGTGCATTGCTCCGCCTGCTCACGCGCGATCGGCTGGCGGCCGGCGGACTGGCGCTGGCGGGCTTCGGCCTCATCTTTGTGGGGATCGACACGCTGCAAGCCGGCATGGCGCATCTCGCCGAGCTGTTCGATCCCTCACAACTTCCCGGCGAGACTTTTTCCGGGCGGCTGCTGCTGGTGGCGATGGGCATCGCCATGACCGTGGTGATGCAGTCATCGAGCGCCGCAGTGGCGACGACGCTCACGGCGCTGCACAGCGGCGCGATTGATTTGACGCAAGCGGCGGCGCTGGTGGTGGGACAAAACGTCGGCACCACCGTAACCGCCGGTCTCGCTTGCATTGGCGCCGCTACGGCAGCCAAGCGCACCGCCATCGCCCACATCCTTTTCAACTTAATTACAGGCATCGTGGCTCTCGCCATTCTGCCGCATTTCGTGCGGCTGGCCGATGCGCTGGCACACGGCTTGGAAGAACAGCCCGGGGCCTTGTCGCTCGCCGCGTTTCACACGGTGTTCAACGTGCTCGGCGTGCTTCTGCTATTGCCCTGGACTCGCGGCTACGCGCGGCTCATCGAACGCTTCGTGCCGGAACGCGGGCCGGCGCTGACACGGCGGTTGGATGCCACCGTCGCAACGGTAGCGCCCGTGGCCATCGAGGCGACGCGGCTGACACTGCGCGAGATCGCGCTCGTGCTTTCGGAATATCTCCAAAATATGCTCCGAAACAAGCAGGGCCGGCCGAATACCGAAGCGCTGCCAGCCGTCTCGCGCGCGCTCGATGAAACCCGAAAATTCATCGGTCGGGTGCGCTCGGATCCCGAAACCAAAGGCGAGCACCAGCGGCACATCGGCACGCTCCACGCCATGGATCATCTCGAACGCTTGCTGGAAGCCAGCCGTGAGACGAAACCGGCGCCGTGGCTCGAACGTGATGCTGCTCTTGCCGCCGCTGCCGGCCGTTTGTCCGCAGGGCTCGCGGCGATTGCGCCATGGCTCAGCGGCAGCGAAACGGTCGCGCCGGTTGATCATTTGGCAACGCTTTCGGCCTCGCTGGCGGAAACCCGCAAGACGCACCGCCTCGCCATTTTGGAGGAGACGGCCGCGGGCCGCGCCGATGCTGAAGATACTTTGGCGCGGCTCGAAGCGTTGCGCTGGCTCGATCGCCTGGGTTATCACACCTGGCGCGCGGTTCATCATCTGGCCGACGGCAATGAAGATGAGCCGGGCGTGCCCAAGGGCATGGCGGATGCCGAGCCGCCGGCTTGA